The genomic DNA CCGGTCGGTCAGCGGCGGCACGATCAGTTCCACGACGTTAATGCGGTAATACAGATCTTCTTGAAACCGGCCTTCGTTGACTTCATCCAGCAGATTTCGATTGGTCGCTGCAATCAGACGTGTGTCGACCTTCACAGAACGATCGTCACCGACGGGCGTGACCTGTTTTGGCCTCGTTGCTCGCAGCGGTTTTGGCTGCATCTCCAGCGGCATCTCACCGATCTCGTCCAGGAAACAAACTGCCGCCGCTTGCCGTTCGAAACAGGCCCATGCGTTCTGCAAAGCCCGGTAAAAGCCCCTTCTTGCTGACCAAACAGCTCGCGCTTTCAATTAGTGTCGCTGTCAGGCCGGCAAGTTGGTCGCCACCAGAGAATGCGACGCTCGCTGAGCTCCATTGATGAATCAGCAAAGGCAATCCAGTTCTTTGCCAACTCCTGGGCCCCTGAATCAAAATCGCGGCATCCGAAGGCGCGACGACGGCGGTGTTTCGAGCAGTTGCCGCATCGCGCGGCTCGAAGACGAAGTCAGCCGGCACTTCCGGCGGCGGCTTTCCCAGGCTGCTGTTAACGCACCCGAGGTCAATTCCAGGGCATCAAAGACGACCGTTTTCAATTCATTCAGCAGATCAATGGGTTTGACGGGTAATCGTCTGCTCCACTTTTTGACGGCGGCCACCGCCTGCCGCCTGTAGCATAGGCGGTGATCAGGATGACCGGAGTCGACGGAAGCTGTTCTCGAAGTTGTGGTAACGCGTCGATGCCACTGATCCCGGGCAAACGCACATCCAGCAAAATCCTTGTCCGGAGCCTGCGATGCGATGAGTGTCAGCATCTGTTCTGCCAGACGGCGCTCAACGATCGTGAATCAAGGTCTGGAAGAACCCCCGATCAGCTTTCGCTGAGACGGTTCATCATCGACAATCATCAGGACATGATTCGTGGCGGCAGTCTTCATGTTAATTTCTGTTCTCTTGTCAATTCACGGCGTCGTATGGCGACGCCTGCTTCTCTTACAGCCGCAGCGACTTCGCTGCACTGCGGATTCCGTCGATCCAGAAGATTGCTCCTGCCAGGTTCCCCGATTTGTAGCCGACGGTCCAGTCATGAGCGACCGCAATGCGACGAACCAATCGATAAACCCAGACCGGTTCCGCCCGGACGTTTCGTCACGTAAGGTTCAAACAGCGAATCAATGATTTCGTCAGCCGCACCAGTCCCTGATCTGAAACTTCCAGGCGAAACATTCCCCACTTGCCCGGACTTCGACAGCGATACCGCAATGGAACTTCCTTCCGGCGCGAAGGCGATGGCGTTTTGCAGCAGGTTGAACAGTACCTGTCGTAACTGGTCTCGATCAGCCAGAACGGTTGTCGGATCATTCAGACCGGAGGTTTCCAGCACCAGGTTGCGAGCGTCCAGATCCGACTGAAGCAGCGTCTGCAGTTCCTGGAGTAGTTCTCCGACCGCGACCGGTTGAACGCTGGCTTCCGCCTGTCGAGCAAACGCCAGGGTACTGGTTGATTCTTGCAGTGACGCGGTCACACTCTTCCAGCACCGCTTCCGCCTGTTCCTGTTGATCGTCGCTGGGCAGGCCCGGCACCACCAGTCGCTGAGATCCGGCGCGAATGAGCTTGGCGGGTTCGAGTTTCATGGGCCAGTCCGGCGGCAGCCTGTCCGAGTTCTCGAAGATGCCGAGTCTCGGCTGTCCAGCAGACGCGTGGTTCCTTCGGATTGAGCCAGTCGCACGGTGGACTGCCACACAGAACCGGCGGCCAGCAGCAACGGCGTTCCCATCACGAAAATCAGAAGACGATTCCGAGCTTCCGCTGCATCTGTGTCCACGCGCCGCCGTGCGATCCAGCACAACAATCGATCGGAACGAATCCGTGGCTGCTCGCGCCCCGCCGCTTCCAGGAAAAACGTCGTGTGCCATGGCCGGAGGATCATTCTGCACCGTGAACGCGCTCGCACAAAAAACAGCGTGTCACCCTGAGCATGTTCGCCGACAGGCAGAGCAAGTCGACCAGCGAACGGTCTCCCGAAAGGTAGACATCTTCTTCGTTGTTATTCACAACCAGTGCGATCGCGAACACATTTTCGACCGAGCGAGAACTCCCAGAGTTTCCGGCAACTGCTTCTGTACCGACGGCGAGAACCAGCGATGTGACTGCACGCTGCTGCCGACCGTCAGACACCGCTTCCGCCTGAACAACAGGGCACCATCGATCAGCGCGCACCGGTGAACGCGCCAGTGCAGCGCCCA from Planctomycetaceae bacterium includes the following:
- a CDS encoding sigma 54-interacting transcriptional regulator, which gives rise to MKARAVWSARRGFYRALQNAWACFERQAAAVCFLDEIGEMPLEMQPKPLRATRPKQVTPVGDDRSVKVDTRLIAATNRNLLDEVNEGRFQEDLYYRINVVELIVPPLTDRAKISFRWPGISRVSLPIARYGCLHRHRRPC
- a CDS encoding ATP-binding protein, which produces MTASLQESTSTLAFARQAEASVQPVAVGELLQELQTLLQSDLDARNLVLETSGLNDPTTVLADRDQLRQVLFNLLQNAIAFAPEGSSIAVSLSKSGQVGNVSPGSFRSGTGAADEIIDSLFEPYVTKRPGGTGLGLSIGSSHCGRS